In Nostoc sp. UHCC 0926, a single genomic region encodes these proteins:
- the rfbB gene encoding dTDP-glucose 4,6-dehydratase — MSRRLLVTGGAGFIGANFVHHWCRVYPDDRVVVLDALTYAGNRLNLALVEGGENFRFVQGDICDRTIVDQLLVSENIDTIAHFAAESHVDRSILGPAAFVQTNVVGTFTLLEAFRQHWEAKAQPSDYRFLHVSTDEVYGSLGADDAAFCETTPYAPNSPYSASKAGSDHLVRAYYHTYKFPTIITNCSNNYGPYQFPEKLIPLMCINTLIGKPLPVYGDGKNVRDWLYVGDHCLALDAVINHGKPGETYNIGGNNEVENLNLVQLLCQMMDELAPDLPIRPAEQLITFVKDRQGHDRRYAINANKIKTQLGWTPSVTIVEGLRLTVEWYLNHRDWWEPLLSAEYQAYYRKNYL; from the coding sequence ATGAGTCGGCGGTTATTAGTTACGGGGGGTGCGGGGTTTATTGGGGCGAATTTTGTGCATCACTGGTGTCGAGTTTATCCAGACGATCGCGTGGTGGTGTTGGATGCTCTTACCTATGCGGGAAATCGTCTGAATTTGGCGCTGGTTGAGGGAGGAGAAAATTTTCGATTTGTCCAGGGGGATATTTGCGATCGCACCATTGTAGATCAGTTACTAGTATCTGAAAATATAGATACCATCGCCCATTTTGCCGCTGAATCTCATGTTGATCGTTCAATTCTTGGGCCAGCGGCTTTTGTGCAAACTAATGTGGTGGGAACTTTCACACTGCTGGAAGCTTTTCGGCAACATTGGGAGGCAAAAGCACAGCCATCTGATTATCGTTTCCTGCACGTTTCTACGGATGAAGTCTACGGTAGTCTGGGCGCAGATGATGCGGCTTTTTGTGAAACTACACCCTACGCTCCCAATAGTCCCTATTCAGCCTCGAAAGCTGGTAGTGACCATTTAGTGCGTGCTTATTATCATACTTATAAATTTCCAACCATTATCACAAATTGCTCTAATAATTACGGTCCTTATCAGTTTCCCGAAAAGCTGATTCCCCTGATGTGTATCAACACTTTAATTGGTAAGCCATTACCTGTTTATGGTGATGGTAAAAATGTGCGTGATTGGCTTTATGTAGGCGATCATTGTCTGGCTCTGGATGCGGTAATTAATCATGGTAAACCAGGGGAAACATATAATATTGGTGGCAACAATGAGGTAGAAAATCTCAACCTCGTGCAGCTTTTATGTCAGATGATGGATGAATTAGCACCTGATTTACCAATACGTCCAGCAGAGCAATTGATTACTTTTGTCAAGGATAGACAGGGACATGACAGAAGATATGCAATTAATGCCAACAAAATTAAAACTCAGCTTGGTTGGACACCTTCAGTAACGATTGTTGAGGGTTTACGTTTAACTGTTGAATGGTATCTCAATCATCGTGATTGGTGGGAACCTCTGCTGTCTGCGGAATATCAAGCCTACTATCGCAAAAATTATCTGTAG
- a CDS encoding carbohydrate kinase family protein: MSNPRVLCLGEILFDCLADQLGLKLEEVKSWTPYPGGAPANVACALVKLGTSAGFIGAVGEDEPGNALVKLLQDVGVETTGVQRHPTAPTRQVYVTRDLAGDRTFAGFGQYDTAEFADTCLQAKQLPNSLFQEADFLVLGTLELAYPESEQAIYRALELAEHYDLKIVLDVNWRPVFWDEPNIAHQKIPELFKRVDFLKLSKEEAEWLFESADPGAITYRLGSIEGVLVTDGENGCTYCLGENEGKLSAFSIPVVDTTGAGDSFLAGFIHQLSQHGIHSLRDAQTAKRIVTYASAVGALTTIKAGAIASQPTNAEVEAFLAAHKF, encoded by the coding sequence ATGAGCAATCCCCGTGTTTTGTGCCTTGGTGAAATTTTGTTTGATTGTTTAGCCGATCAATTGGGGCTAAAGCTGGAAGAAGTGAAATCTTGGACTCCCTACCCAGGAGGGGCACCAGCTAACGTAGCCTGTGCTTTAGTCAAGCTGGGGACATCAGCCGGCTTTATCGGAGCCGTTGGCGAAGATGAACCAGGGAATGCACTGGTCAAGCTATTACAAGATGTAGGTGTAGAGACGACGGGGGTACAACGCCATCCCACAGCACCAACGCGGCAAGTTTATGTTACACGGGATCTGGCTGGCGATCGCACCTTCGCCGGATTTGGTCAGTATGATACCGCAGAATTTGCTGATACTTGTCTGCAAGCTAAACAATTGCCAAATTCGTTGTTTCAAGAGGCAGATTTTCTGGTTTTGGGTACTTTGGAATTAGCCTATCCTGAAAGTGAACAGGCAATTTACCGCGCCCTAGAATTAGCAGAACATTACGACTTAAAGATTGTGCTAGATGTCAACTGGCGTCCTGTATTTTGGGACGAGCCAAACATCGCTCATCAAAAAATTCCAGAATTATTTAAGCGAGTCGATTTCCTCAAACTCTCCAAAGAAGAAGCTGAATGGCTATTTGAAAGCGCAGATCCCGGAGCCATCACTTACCGTCTGGGTTCAATTGAAGGAGTATTAGTGACAGATGGTGAAAACGGTTGCACCTACTGTCTGGGTGAGAACGAAGGCAAATTATCTGCGTTTTCCATCCCCGTAGTTGATACAACTGGTGCAGGTGATAGCTTTTTGGCAGGATTCATCCACCAACTGAGTCAGCACGGCATCCACAGCTTGCGAGATGCACAAACAGCAAAACGCATTGTCACATATGCCAGTGCTGTTGGAGCGCTGACTACCATTAAAGCAGGTGCGATCGCTTCCCAACCTACAAATGCTGAAGTCGAAGCTTTTCTAGCCGCACATAAATTTTAG
- a CDS encoding helix-turn-helix domain-containing protein, whose amino-acid sequence MAGGKSETPVSLSDRELQIIDLVATGLTNQEIAGKLEISKRTVDNHISNILTKTQTENRVALVRWALQWGKVCLNDVNCCLLPNQIE is encoded by the coding sequence ATGGCTGGTGGCAAGTCTGAGACCCCCGTTAGTCTGTCAGACAGAGAACTGCAAATTATCGACTTAGTGGCCACTGGCTTAACTAACCAAGAGATTGCAGGAAAACTGGAGATTAGCAAGCGTACAGTTGATAACCATATCAGTAATATTCTGACTAAGACCCAGACAGAAAATCGAGTAGCTCTTGTCCGCTGGGCTTTACAGTGGGGAAAAGTCTGTTTGAATGATGTTAATTGTTGTCTTCTGCCTAACCAGATCGAATAA
- a CDS encoding glycosyltransferase, protein MRKLYFLLPGTDGKFACGGLWAELKALNLVQQFCSADVVTYRQREKGKLFIDDLLKEKNLSDVIFVINWGFDIAQLVAKLKQYNVVYHAHSAGYPFRLPASIPIITVSRYTMGYWGEKSPNSLIYYLPNQISDEFKNLGLERDIDVLVQARKSSEYLIKELIPALQKRCKVLVVDSYVEDLPGLFNRAKVYLYDSAEYWAQQRVSEGFGLQPMEALACGCQVFSSVNGGLADYLDPGFNCYKIAGYSQEYDVQRILKVIDTSVAFSLSEEFLAEYRTENIINRFRVILNELNEFFDHTIQQPSNIKSLTGIRVAKLLAQRIYGKLEKKYFKQ, encoded by the coding sequence ATGAGAAAACTTTACTTCTTACTCCCCGGTACAGATGGCAAATTTGCTTGTGGTGGTCTTTGGGCTGAGTTAAAAGCACTTAATCTAGTTCAGCAGTTCTGTAGTGCTGATGTTGTAACTTACCGTCAACGGGAAAAAGGTAAGCTTTTTATTGATGATTTGCTAAAAGAGAAAAATTTAAGTGATGTAATTTTTGTCATCAATTGGGGATTTGATATAGCTCAACTCGTGGCTAAACTTAAGCAATACAATGTCGTTTACCATGCACATAGTGCAGGTTATCCATTTAGACTGCCTGCAAGTATTCCGATCATTACTGTTAGCCGCTATACAATGGGATATTGGGGAGAAAAATCACCCAATTCTCTCATTTATTATTTGCCCAATCAAATTTCTGATGAGTTTAAAAATTTAGGTCTTGAACGGGATATTGATGTTTTAGTTCAGGCTCGGAAATCTTCTGAGTATTTAATTAAAGAATTAATTCCAGCTTTGCAAAAACGTTGTAAAGTATTGGTTGTTGACTCTTATGTAGAGGATTTACCTGGACTATTCAACCGAGCTAAGGTTTACCTCTATGATTCGGCTGAGTACTGGGCACAACAGCGTGTTAGTGAAGGATTTGGTCTGCAACCAATGGAAGCTCTTGCCTGTGGTTGTCAAGTATTTTCTAGTGTCAATGGTGGACTGGCAGATTACTTAGATCCTGGATTTAATTGCTATAAAATTGCTGGATATTCACAAGAATATGATGTCCAGCGGATTCTAAAGGTGATTGATACTTCAGTAGCTTTTAGTTTGTCTGAAGAGTTTTTAGCTGAGTATCGAACTGAAAATATTATTAATCGTTTCCGAGTTATTCTAAATGAGTTAAATGAATTCTTTGATCACACTATACAGCAGCCATCTAATATTAAGAGTTTGACAGGAATACGTGTGGCAAAATTACTGGCTCAGAGGATATATGGAAAGCTGGAGAAGAAATACTTTAAGCAATAA
- a CDS encoding DUF6391 domain-containing protein → MNTSASFQSGSSPFEFFKFDLTTPVSEKVSTPEYRPLDFPQPTQDADLLRQLSFIPGLKEILIIRQVHALEHATVWVLSESKSAYPAKREPTNVQLDNELLGGLSTEQGFYLYGEVNISDLRRAVTIARHRLTSGEWDLALHPRCGTNLSVAMLLTAGLAVGVHLLLPFRPIEQIIGLGLAATTAAELAPDLGSMAQRYLTTAIPFNLAIENITRTRDVWGRQAHFVKVGWQD, encoded by the coding sequence ATGAATACTTCTGCTTCTTTTCAGAGTGGCTCGTCTCCCTTTGAATTTTTTAAGTTTGATCTTACGACACCTGTATCTGAGAAAGTTTCGACCCCAGAATACCGACCCTTAGACTTTCCACAACCCACACAAGATGCCGACTTACTCAGGCAGCTATCGTTTATTCCAGGATTGAAAGAAATTTTGATTATCCGGCAGGTTCACGCCTTAGAACACGCTACTGTTTGGGTTCTTAGCGAATCAAAAAGTGCCTATCCTGCCAAAAGAGAACCTACTAACGTTCAACTAGATAACGAACTATTAGGCGGTTTATCTACTGAGCAGGGATTCTACCTCTATGGTGAGGTAAATATTAGTGATTTGCGGCGTGCGGTTACAATTGCTCGACATCGCCTCACCAGTGGAGAATGGGATTTGGCTCTACATCCCCGTTGCGGCACAAATTTATCAGTAGCAATGCTCTTAACAGCTGGACTAGCTGTCGGTGTACATCTGTTACTACCATTTCGACCAATCGAGCAAATTATAGGTTTGGGGTTAGCAGCGACGACAGCCGCTGAACTCGCACCTGATTTAGGTTCTATGGCACAGCGTTACCTAACAACTGCCATTCCTTTTAACCTAGCAATTGAAAATATTACGCGTACACGCGACGTTTGGGGGCGTCAGGCACATTTTGTTAAAGTGGGCTGGCAAGACTGA
- a CDS encoding DUF6006 family protein, whose product MKNITKWLLGLAIVPAGLVLASSHAKASQIAGEWFFGLWDCNIDGRPAQMQWKVVDDPQTSCSGDVCSTTSGVRLVGRFSDNSSAWVPLGKRFSSRQKQDLGIRYLGAEQDNWYLKYNSRTRIADGWTTWRGKRYPLQCRNRR is encoded by the coding sequence ATGAAAAACATCACAAAATGGCTTTTGGGCTTGGCGATTGTTCCCGCAGGTTTGGTGTTGGCATCTAGTCATGCTAAAGCCAGTCAGATTGCTGGTGAGTGGTTTTTTGGTCTCTGGGATTGTAATATTGACGGTAGACCAGCCCAAATGCAGTGGAAAGTAGTCGATGACCCACAAACTAGTTGTAGTGGTGATGTTTGCTCTACTACTTCTGGTGTCCGTCTCGTCGGGCGGTTTAGTGATAACAGTAGTGCGTGGGTTCCTTTAGGAAAACGTTTTTCCAGCAGACAAAAACAGGATTTAGGTATTCGTTATTTAGGTGCAGAACAAGATAACTGGTATCTCAAATACAACAGTCGTACTAGAATCGCAGATGGTTGGACGACATGGCGGGGTAAACGCTACCCACTGCAATGTCGTAATCGCAGATAA
- a CDS encoding HIRAN domain-containing protein has translation MKTLFLAWQDPKSRAWLPIGRLTFDGKKYQFVYTQGAIKAQAEHNFQLLYSLPDLNKEYASVELFPLFSNRLMRRSRPDYKDYIESLNISEGEDDPVSILSRSGGRKVTDYFEVFPCPEPDENGLYYIHFFAHGLRHLPACATERINQLQTGEVLYLANEFQNPYDSRALLLCTEDHYIVGYCPRYIVDDVFKLKNKNPERVKVHVERVNPVPTALQLRLLCNMTAEWHEDFRPFSSWEYQPLMADIPVTYANS, from the coding sequence ATGAAAACACTTTTTTTAGCTTGGCAAGATCCAAAAAGTCGCGCTTGGCTTCCCATTGGTCGCTTGACATTTGACGGAAAAAAATATCAGTTTGTATATACACAAGGTGCTATTAAAGCTCAAGCTGAACATAATTTTCAGCTATTGTATTCCTTGCCAGACTTGAACAAAGAATACGCATCAGTTGAACTATTCCCCTTGTTTTCTAATCGATTAATGCGACGCTCTCGCCCTGACTACAAAGATTATATTGAATCGCTAAATATTTCCGAAGGTGAAGACGATCCAGTTAGTATTCTTTCTCGGAGTGGTGGACGCAAGGTAACAGATTATTTTGAAGTTTTCCCCTGTCCAGAACCAGATGAAAATGGTTTATACTATATCCATTTTTTTGCACATGGATTACGACACCTTCCTGCTTGTGCAACTGAGCGAATTAATCAATTACAAACGGGTGAAGTATTATATTTAGCTAACGAATTTCAAAATCCCTATGACTCGCGTGCATTACTTTTATGCACTGAGGATCATTACATCGTAGGTTATTGCCCTCGATATATTGTCGATGATGTTTTTAAACTCAAAAACAAAAATCCTGAACGTGTAAAAGTACACGTTGAGCGCGTTAACCCAGTACCGACAGCTCTCCAACTGCGTTTATTGTGCAATATGACCGCAGAATGGCATGAGGATTTTCGTCCATTTTCTAGTTGGGAGTATCAGCCTTTGATGGCTGATATCCCAGTGACTTATGCTAATTCCTAA